One Methylomarinovum tepidoasis DNA window includes the following coding sequences:
- the rpsC gene encoding 30S ribosomal protein S3, with protein MGQKVHPIGIRLGYIKDWNSRWYAGNKDYSRLLLQDVEVRDFIKKKLAHASVSRIHISRAANNTQITIHTARPGLVIGKKGEDIDRLRREVGAKLQTPLQINVEEIRKPELDAQLVAESVAQQLEKRIMFRRAMKRAVQNTMRRGAEGIKINVAGRLNGAEIARSEWYREGRVPLHTLRADIDYGFAEARTTYGVLGVKVWIFKGEVFEDTGRSEGK; from the coding sequence ATGGGACAGAAAGTACATCCGATCGGTATCCGGTTGGGCTATATCAAAGACTGGAATTCGCGCTGGTATGCCGGTAACAAGGATTATTCCCGCCTGCTGCTTCAGGATGTGGAAGTGCGCGATTTCATCAAGAAGAAACTGGCGCACGCCTCGGTCAGTCGGATTCACATCAGCCGTGCGGCCAACAACACCCAGATCACCATCCACACCGCCCGTCCCGGCCTGGTGATCGGCAAGAAGGGCGAGGACATCGACCGTCTGCGCCGCGAGGTGGGCGCCAAACTGCAGACTCCGCTGCAGATCAACGTCGAAGAAATCCGCAAGCCCGAGCTCGACGCCCAGCTGGTGGCCGAAAGCGTCGCTCAGCAGCTGGAGAAGCGCATCATGTTCCGCCGGGCGATGAAGCGGGCGGTGCAGAATACCATGCGCCGCGGCGCCGAAGGGATCAAGATCAACGTCGCCGGCCGCCTGAACGGCGCCGAAATCGCCCGCAGCGAATGGTACCGGGAAGGGCGGGTGCCGCTGCACACCCTGCGTGCCGACATCGACTACGGTTTCGCCGAAGCGCGCACCACTTACGGCGTGCTCGGGGTGAAAGTCTGGATCTTCAAGGGCGAAGTGTTCGAAGACACCGGCCGGTCCGAAGGAAAATAA
- the rplB gene encoding 50S ribosomal protein L2, whose protein sequence is MAIVKCKPTSPGRRFVVYVKTEGLWKGEPYEPLVEKLTKSGGRNNAGRISTRHRGGGHKRRYRIIDFKRDKTGIPGKVERIEYDPNRSAHIALILYRDGERRYIIAPKGLQVGQEILSDREVPVKVGNCMPLRNMPVGTQVHCIELKPGKGAQLARSAGASAQLLAKEGIYATLRLRSGEMRKVHIDCKATIGEVGNSEHNLISLGKAGASRWRGRRPTVRGVAMNPVDHPHGGGEGRNKGKHPTSPWGQPTKGYKTRRNKRTDKMIVRRRKAK, encoded by the coding sequence ATGGCAATTGTCAAATGTAAGCCGACTTCTCCCGGGCGCCGTTTCGTGGTGTACGTCAAGACCGAGGGGTTGTGGAAGGGAGAGCCCTACGAACCCTTGGTGGAGAAACTGACCAAGAGCGGCGGGCGCAACAACGCCGGCCGGATTTCCACCCGCCATCGCGGCGGCGGCCACAAGCGGCGCTATCGGATCATCGATTTCAAGCGCGACAAGACCGGCATCCCCGGCAAGGTGGAGCGGATCGAATACGATCCCAACCGCAGCGCCCACATCGCTCTGATCCTGTATCGGGACGGCGAGCGCCGTTACATCATCGCCCCCAAGGGGCTTCAGGTGGGGCAGGAAATCCTGTCCGACCGCGAGGTGCCGGTGAAGGTGGGCAACTGCATGCCCCTGCGCAACATGCCGGTGGGTACCCAGGTGCACTGCATCGAGCTCAAGCCCGGCAAGGGCGCCCAGCTGGCCCGCAGTGCCGGGGCGTCGGCACAGCTGCTCGCCAAAGAGGGCATCTATGCCACGTTACGGCTGCGCTCCGGCGAGATGCGCAAGGTCCACATCGACTGCAAGGCCACCATCGGCGAGGTGGGCAATTCCGAGCACAACCTGATTTCCCTGGGAAAGGCGGGGGCCAGCCGCTGGCGCGGCCGCCGGCCCACGGTGCGCGGGGTGGCCATGAACCCGGTCGACCATCCGCACGGCGGGGGTGAGGGCCGCAACAAGGGCAAGCACCCGACTTCGCCCTGGGGCCAGCCGACCAAAGGTTACAAGACCCGCCGCAACAAGCGTACCGACAAGATGATTGTGCGGCGACGCAAGGCGAAGTAA
- the rplW gene encoding 50S ribosomal protein L23 has protein sequence MSQLELMKVLVAPVISEKSTRLADSENCFVFKVRRDATKFQVKKAVEQLFDVEVDEVRLLNMKGKTKRFGRTMGKRPDWKKAYVRLKPGHEIDLSAA, from the coding sequence ATGAGTCAGCTAGAACTGATGAAGGTGCTGGTGGCGCCGGTTATCTCGGAAAAGAGCACCCGTCTGGCGGACAGCGAAAACTGCTTTGTCTTCAAGGTCCGCAGGGACGCCACCAAGTTCCAGGTGAAGAAGGCGGTGGAACAGCTGTTCGACGTCGAGGTCGATGAAGTGCGTCTGCTCAACATGAAAGGCAAGACCAAGCGCTTCGGCCGCACGATGGGTAAGCGTCCCGACTGGAAGAAGGCCTATGTGCGCCTGAAGCCGGGACATGAAATCGATTTGTCCGCAGCCTGA
- the rpsS gene encoding 30S ribosomal protein S19 has product MPRSVKKGPFVDHHLMKKVEQALATNSKKPIKTWSRRSMIVPEMIGLTIAVHNGRQHVPVLITENMVGMKLGEFAPTRTFRGHAADKKSR; this is encoded by the coding sequence GTGCCACGTTCGGTTAAAAAAGGTCCGTTTGTCGATCATCATCTGATGAAGAAGGTCGAGCAAGCGCTCGCAACCAACAGTAAAAAGCCGATCAAGACTTGGTCGCGGCGGTCCATGATCGTGCCCGAAATGATCGGCCTGACCATCGCAGTGCATAACGGCCGCCAGCATGTGCCGGTGTTGATCACCGAAAACATGGTGGGGATGAAGCTGGGCGAGTTCGCCCCGACCCGCACTTTCCGCGGCCACGCGGCGGACAAGAAATCCAGGTAA
- the rplC gene encoding 50S ribosomal protein L3, whose product MTIGVVGRKRGMTRIFTEDGQSVPVTVIEVDLNRVTQLRTEEKDGYRAVQVTAGCKKPSRLTKPEAGHFAKNGVEPGRGLWEFRLEAGEGEDLEVGATIGVDIFSEGQLVDVTGTTIGKGFAGTIKRHNFNSQDASHGNSLSHRVPGSIGQCQTPGRVFKGKRMAGHLGNVRRTVQNLKVVAVDKDRNLLLVKGAVPGHKGTDVLVRPAVKAKKG is encoded by the coding sequence ATGACGATTGGAGTAGTCGGGCGTAAACGGGGCATGACCCGGATCTTCACCGAGGATGGTCAGTCCGTGCCGGTCACCGTGATCGAGGTCGACCTCAATCGCGTCACCCAGCTGCGCACCGAGGAAAAGGACGGCTATCGCGCGGTCCAGGTGACTGCAGGCTGCAAGAAACCGTCGCGGCTGACCAAGCCGGAAGCCGGGCATTTCGCCAAGAACGGCGTCGAGCCGGGGCGCGGCCTGTGGGAATTCCGTCTCGAGGCGGGCGAGGGTGAGGACCTGGAGGTCGGCGCCACCATCGGCGTTGACATCTTCAGCGAAGGTCAGCTCGTCGATGTCACGGGCACCACGATCGGGAAGGGTTTTGCCGGCACGATCAAGCGCCACAATTTCAACAGTCAGGATGCCAGCCACGGCAACTCCCTGTCCCACCGGGTTCCCGGCTCCATCGGCCAGTGTCAGACGCCGGGCCGGGTGTTCAAGGGCAAGCGCATGGCCGGGCATCTGGGCAACGTCCGCCGTACGGTGCAGAATCTGAAGGTCGTGGCTGTCGATAAGGATCGCAATCTGCTTTTGGTCAAAGGTGCCGTGCCGGGTCACAAGGGGACCGATGTGCTCGTGCGGCCGGCGGTCAAAGCGAAGAAGGGATAA
- the rplD gene encoding 50S ribosomal protein L4: MSVEIPVIHAKDSAQPVSVSEAVFAREFNEPLVHQLVTTYLTNGRAGTKAQKNRSAVSGGGKKPWRQKGTGRARAGSIRSPIWRGGGVTFAASPRKFHQKLNKKMYRAGMRAILSELLRQQRLGVSADLIPSEPKTKVIAGKLREYELGRRVLILVEAENPVLERAVRNVPNVQVSEAARVDPVSLVAADKVVMTAAAAKILEERLA, translated from the coding sequence ATGAGTGTAGAAATTCCAGTTATCCACGCAAAGGATTCCGCCCAGCCGGTCAGCGTTTCCGAGGCCGTGTTCGCCCGGGAATTCAACGAGCCGCTGGTTCACCAGCTGGTGACGACCTATCTGACCAATGGCCGCGCCGGCACCAAGGCCCAGAAGAACCGCTCCGCCGTCAGTGGCGGCGGCAAGAAGCCCTGGCGCCAGAAAGGTACCGGCCGGGCCCGGGCCGGCAGCATCCGCAGCCCGATCTGGCGTGGCGGTGGTGTGACCTTCGCGGCTTCCCCGCGCAAGTTTCACCAGAAGCTGAACAAAAAGATGTACCGGGCCGGCATGCGGGCCATTCTGTCCGAGCTGCTGCGTCAGCAGCGGCTGGGCGTCAGCGCCGACCTGATTCCCAGCGAGCCCAAGACCAAGGTGATTGCCGGAAAGTTACGGGAATATGAATTGGGCCGCCGGGTGCTGATCCTGGTCGAGGCGGAAAACCCGGTGCTGGAGCGGGCGGTGCGCAACGTGCCCAACGTGCAGGTCAGCGAGGCCGCCCGCGTCGATCCGGTTTCCCTGGTTGCGGCGGACAAAGTGGTGATGACCGCGGCGGCGGCCAAGATTCTAGAGGAGCGTTTGGCATGA
- the rpsJ gene encoding 30S ribosomal protein S10, with amino-acid sequence MDKRQRIRIRLKGFDHRLVEQSTQEIVETAKRTGAQVLGPIPLPTRKERYTVLISPHVNKDARDQYEIRTHKRLIDIVEPTDKTVDALMKLDLAAGVDVQIKLN; translated from the coding sequence ATGGATAAACGCCAACGCATTCGTATTCGGTTGAAAGGTTTCGACCATCGTCTGGTCGAGCAATCCACCCAGGAGATCGTCGAAACCGCGAAGCGGACCGGGGCCCAGGTGCTGGGCCCCATCCCGCTGCCGACCCGGAAGGAGCGCTACACGGTCCTGATCTCGCCGCACGTCAACAAGGACGCGCGTGACCAGTACGAGATCCGGACCCACAAGCGTCTGATCGACATCGTCGAGCCTACCGATAAGACCGTGGACGCGCTGATGAAGCTCGATCTGGCGGCGGGCGTCGATGTGCAAATCAAGCTGAATTGA
- the rplV gene encoding 50S ribosomal protein L22 produces the protein MEVAAKLRYARISAQKCRLVADQIRGLPVDKALDILRFSNKKAAGLVRKVLESAIANAEHNEGLDIDELKVSTVCVDEGPTMKRFKARAKGRASQILKRTCHITVKVAESE, from the coding sequence ATGGAAGTCGCAGCCAAACTGCGTTATGCCCGGATCTCGGCGCAGAAATGCCGTCTCGTCGCCGATCAGATTCGTGGCCTGCCGGTGGACAAGGCGCTGGACATCCTGCGCTTCAGCAACAAGAAGGCCGCGGGGCTGGTCCGCAAGGTGCTGGAGTCGGCGATCGCCAATGCCGAGCACAACGAAGGTCTGGACATCGACGAGCTCAAGGTTTCGACCGTATGCGTCGACGAAGGACCGACGATGAAGCGTTTCAAGGCCCGGGCCAAGGGACGTGCCAGCCAGATCCTGAAGCGCACTTGCCACATCACCGTCAAAGTAGCTGAGAGCGAATAA